The window TGTTGGCGACGATGTACACCGCGTCGATGTCACGACGGCTGCGCGGCTGGCTTTCCATCTTCATGCCCAGCAGAGATTCCATCTGAGCAATATTCTGCTGGCTGTCCTGCAGACCAAACACGTTATTGATGTTGCGTTGCAGCTGACGGCGATCCTGATACTGGCTGACCGCGACTTTATGTTTGCTGTACTGTTTCCATGCCTGGTCAAAAGCTTCAACCACACGCTGACCGTAGTTGCCTTGTGGAGCCAGAATTAATGGATAGCGGTAGCCTTGATCATACAGATGCTTGGCCGCCTGCTCGACTTCCTGCTCGGGTGATAGGGCGAGGTAACAGGTGTCAGCGCCTTCTTCGACCTCATCCGGAATATTGAGCGCCAGAGCCGGAATAGTCTGACCGCGTTGCTGCTGATGTTTCTGCAGCGCTTCGATGTTGTCTTTAATTAGCGGGCCGACCACGAAATCAATCTTGTTGTTGATGAGGGTTTCATCGATCGATTGCGGGGTTTCACTGTTGGTGTCGATGATGGTCAGCGTCGCTTGCGGATCGCGCTGTTCATCGTTCATCAGCGCCATAATGAAGCCATCGCGGATCTGGTGTGCCGGCTTGGAGAATTTACCACTCAGCGGCAGCAGCAGCGCAGTATGCTTAGGCTTGACGATTTCCAGGTTAAGGATATCTTCAATCGCCTGCGGGGTATAGCGTGCTGCCGGATGATCCGGATTCTCCTGCAACCATTTTTCCAGGGTATTCTTCAGCTGAGGCAGATCGCTGCCCAGCGTTTTGACATACACAGCCAGTTGCAGCCAGCCGTCCAGTACCGCTTCATCGGCACCGGCCGAGAGCTTGGTGATGTCCTGGGCAGAGTAGCGGCTCAGGTTGGTCCAGATCTGGTCGGATAAGGCTTCATACTGCTCGCGATTGACGAAATCATATAGCGCAACCAGCTCGCGGCTGGAATCAAAGCTGCGATCCTGCGCGGTGAAGATATCGGCACGCAATTGGTGGTATTGCTGCCACTGCTGCTCGGCCAGTTTCCAGTCGTCCGCAAATTGCAGCTGCTTGAGGGCGTCGGCGTACTGACCGGCGTTAAACAGCTGCGCTGCGTGGGTCAGGCGCCATTCCGCCTGCTGCGAATGGCTCAGGGTCTGTTTGCTCAGGCGACGGTTAATCAGATCGGCCTGAGCGGTGTCGTTTTCTGCCAGTGCTGCTTTCAGTGCCATGATCAACCAGTCGTTTTGCAGGCTGCCTTGACTGCTGTCCGCTTGCATTAAATAGACCTGGGTCGGCAAGCTTGGCTCGTCTGTCAGGTTGACTTTCAACGGTGAGGTTGAGGTCGACGAACAGGCGGCCAGGGTAATTGCTAATGCAACGGGAGTGAGTAAGCGTGGTACACTGCGTCTCTGATGGTTTTTCATAGCCATGAGTTCTTTCGTTAATCCGTGTAAAATTGTCTCTATATTAATCGTTGAAGTGATGGTAAACAAATGACAGATAGCAAAACCTTGCCGACAGAAGTCCCAACTTTATACATAGTTCCGACTCCGATAGGCAATCTAGGGGATATTACCCAACGGGCACTGGATGTGCTGTCAAATGTTGACGTTATCGCCGCAGAAGACACTCGTCACACGGGCAAACTGCTGTCGCACTTCAATATTCAAACGAAGACGTTCGCTCTGCATGATCA is drawn from Vibrio sp. CDRSL-10 TSBA and contains these coding sequences:
- a CDS encoding penicillin-binding protein activator, with translation MKNHQRRSVPRLLTPVALAITLAACSSTSTSPLKVNLTDEPSLPTQVYLMQADSSQGSLQNDWLIMALKAALAENDTAQADLINRRLSKQTLSHSQQAEWRLTHAAQLFNAGQYADALKQLQFADDWKLAEQQWQQYHQLRADIFTAQDRSFDSSRELVALYDFVNREQYEALSDQIWTNLSRYSAQDITKLSAGADEAVLDGWLQLAVYVKTLGSDLPQLKNTLEKWLQENPDHPAARYTPQAIEDILNLEIVKPKHTALLLPLSGKFSKPAHQIRDGFIMALMNDEQRDPQATLTIIDTNSETPQSIDETLINNKIDFVVGPLIKDNIEALQKHQQQRGQTIPALALNIPDEVEEGADTCYLALSPEQEVEQAAKHLYDQGYRYPLILAPQGNYGQRVVEAFDQAWKQYSKHKVAVSQYQDRRQLQRNINNVFGLQDSQQNIAQMESLLGMKMESQPRSRRDIDAVYIVANSADLTLIKPFIEVAINPDTQPPKLFSNSASNSGGRQYEDLSGVSYSDIPLLIHPDEKIAEQMEKLWPDSSNAERRLQAMGMDAYQLMVELPQMKVVQGYTIQGQTGVLGIDDNCVVQREISWADHGAL